A region of Acidobacteriota bacterium DNA encodes the following proteins:
- a CDS encoding alkaline phosphatase family protein, with protein sequence MSKKVLFIGLDGATFDVLDPLIDRGLMPRLKQFIEEGVRGPLETTIPPITPTAWVSWMTGKNPGKHGVFEFLLRRKGSGALPDMPVSSHSRDGLPFWDILGRMGKRAIVTNVPCTYPPMMVNGVMVSDFLTPRGRRDFTYPQSLVEEIESRFGPYELYITEVYTPGNVDKILDQLFTELEYKTKVNRYLMEQYGWEVFATHYWGTDRFQHELWHLLDETHPFFDRKEHDAHIGRIHEYWHAVDSTLGELFDDAGPDTTVYMGSDHGFGPIEKFLCFNVWLIDEGLLVLKRDAMTLFKRALFRLGLTPDLAYRSAMKMGLAHLRLSVGVTNRSKLMRLANLLMLSLEDVDWSRTVAFSKGNYGQIFINLRGREEHGIVEPGAAYETEMRQIIDKLRALMDPETHQPLIGPIWRREDLYTGPYIEQSPDIQFLPSDMANKPLGTLDLTSNKFITPVYGNSGDHRMNGIMLGRGPEIRRGARVEGARIIDYAPTILHSFGVDIPPDMDGRVLEEIFTEEYLAGNPVRVSRETGLDYHAPEGSPLMTDEESEEIRARLRGLGYLG encoded by the coding sequence ATGAGCAAGAAAGTTCTATTCATCGGTCTTGATGGCGCGACGTTCGACGTGCTTGATCCGTTGATCGATCGAGGCTTGATGCCTCGACTGAAACAGTTCATCGAGGAAGGCGTTCGCGGACCGCTCGAAACGACTATACCTCCGATCACTCCGACCGCCTGGGTATCGTGGATGACCGGCAAAAACCCTGGCAAACACGGCGTTTTCGAGTTCCTTCTACGGAGAAAGGGAAGCGGCGCGCTGCCCGATATGCCTGTAAGCTCGCACTCGCGAGACGGGCTTCCGTTCTGGGACATCCTCGGCCGGATGGGCAAACGCGCGATCGTAACCAACGTCCCCTGCACTTATCCTCCGATGATGGTCAACGGCGTGATGGTTTCTGATTTTCTGACCCCAAGAGGACGCCGCGACTTCACCTATCCGCAAAGCCTTGTTGAAGAGATCGAAAGCAGGTTTGGGCCTTATGAGCTTTACATAACCGAGGTCTACACGCCTGGCAATGTCGATAAGATTCTCGACCAACTCTTCACCGAGCTCGAATACAAGACCAAGGTCAACCGCTACCTGATGGAACAGTATGGCTGGGAGGTCTTCGCTACTCACTATTGGGGAACCGACCGGTTTCAGCATGAGCTGTGGCACCTGCTGGATGAAACGCATCCCTTCTTCGACCGCAAGGAGCACGACGCTCACATAGGCCGCATACACGAGTACTGGCACGCGGTAGATTCGACTCTTGGCGAGTTGTTTGACGACGCCGGCCCTGACACGACTGTTTACATGGGTTCGGATCACGGTTTCGGCCCAATCGAGAAGTTTCTTTGCTTTAACGTGTGGCTGATTGATGAAGGGCTGCTCGTGCTGAAGCGCGACGCGATGACTCTATTCAAGCGCGCGCTTTTCAGGCTGGGTCTGACGCCTGATCTCGCTTACCGCTCGGCGATGAAGATGGGGCTGGCGCACCTGCGATTGTCGGTTGGGGTGACCAACCGCTCGAAGCTGATGAGGCTGGCAAATTTGCTCATGCTGTCGCTTGAAGACGTGGACTGGTCGCGGACGGTTGCGTTTTCAAAAGGGAACTACGGGCAGATATTCATCAACCTGCGCGGGCGCGAAGAGCACGGTATCGTCGAACCTGGAGCGGCCTACGAAACAGAAATGCGCCAGATCATCGATAAGCTGCGCGCTCTTATGGATCCTGAGACGCACCAACCTCTGATCGGCCCGATCTGGCGGCGTGAAGATCTGTACACCGGTCCCTATATCGAGCAGTCTCCTGATATTCAATTCCTGCCGAGCGACATGGCCAACAAGCCGCTCGGCACGTTGGACCTTACCTCTAACAAGTTCATAACCCCGGTGTACGGCAACTCCGGAGATCATCGAATGAACGGGATAATGCTGGGGCGCGGGCCGGAGATCCGACGCGGCGCGCGGGTTGAAGGCGCCCGTATTATCGACTACGCGCCGACGATTCTCCACTCCTTCGGCGTTGATATCCCGCCGGACATGGATGGCCGTGTGCTGGAAGAGATCTTCACCGAGGAGTACCTTGCGGGGAACCCGGTGAGAGTTTCGAGGGAGACGGGTCTTGATTACCACGCGCCCGAAGGCTCGCCTTTGATGACCGACGAGGAGAGCGAGGAAATCCGCGCGCGGCTGAGAGGACTGGGATACCTGGGATAG